One window from the genome of Vicinamibacteria bacterium encodes:
- a CDS encoding deoxyguanosinetriphosphate triphosphohydrolase — protein MVLIDRRAQENREEEQLAPYGMRSARSRGRRYPEEEHPLRTCFQRDRDRVIHSSSFRRLEYKTQVFVNHEGDNYRTRLTHSLEGAQIGRTVARALALNEELTECLVLGHDLGHTPFGHSGERVMDELMKDHGGFEHNRQTLRILEVLEQRDPRFPGLNLTWEVREGIIKHQPESDASAPAEYAPGEAPTLEAQLVDFVDEIAYNNHDVDDGLSSGMFTLDQIRCVDLFREAHDAALTQGIEDERILRHQVVRRIINRCTEELLSASLRNLEEAQIQSLDDVRHVGRRLISYSAAMAARVRELKDFLLKNMYRHYRVVRMGDKAGRILRALFQSFVSEPRQLPPRYHEQIEREGAHRVVCDYIAGMTDRFAVDEHQKLFDPLVRV, from the coding sequence ATGGTCCTCATCGACCGGCGGGCCCAGGAGAATCGGGAGGAGGAGCAGCTCGCGCCTTACGGGATGCGGAGCGCGCGCAGCCGCGGGCGCCGATATCCCGAGGAGGAGCACCCCCTGCGCACCTGCTTCCAGCGCGACCGTGACCGGGTGATCCACAGCTCGTCTTTCCGTCGCCTGGAGTACAAGACCCAGGTCTTCGTCAACCACGAGGGGGACAACTACCGGACTCGGTTGACCCACAGCCTGGAAGGGGCCCAGATCGGCCGCACGGTGGCCCGGGCCCTGGCCCTGAACGAGGAACTGACAGAGTGCCTGGTTCTGGGGCATGACCTCGGCCACACGCCCTTCGGCCACTCGGGCGAGCGGGTGATGGACGAGCTGATGAAGGACCACGGCGGCTTTGAGCACAACCGGCAGACCCTGCGCATCTTGGAGGTGCTGGAGCAACGCGACCCGCGCTTCCCGGGTCTCAACCTGACGTGGGAGGTGCGGGAGGGGATCATCAAGCACCAGCCGGAGAGCGACGCCAGCGCGCCCGCGGAGTACGCGCCCGGGGAAGCTCCCACCCTGGAGGCCCAGCTCGTGGATTTCGTGGATGAGATCGCCTACAACAATCACGACGTCGACGACGGCCTGAGCTCCGGCATGTTCACACTGGACCAGATCCGCTGCGTGGACCTTTTTCGGGAGGCCCACGACGCAGCCCTGACCCAGGGGATCGAGGACGAGCGCATCCTCCGCCATCAGGTGGTGCGCCGGATCATCAACCGCTGTACGGAAGAGCTTCTATCCGCCTCCTTGCGTAACCTGGAGGAGGCGCAGATCCAGTCGCTCGACGACGTGAGGCATGTCGGGCGGCGGTTGATTTCATACTCGGCGGCAATGGCGGCCCGAGTGCGGGAGCTGAAGGATTTCCTGCTCAAGAACATGTACCGCCACTACCGCGTGGTTCGAATGGGGGACAAAGCGGGGCGGATCCTGCGCGCCCTCTTCCAGTCCTTCGTGAGCGAACCGCGGCAGCTGCCCCCGCGCTACCACGAACAGATCGAGCGAGAGGGCGCTCACCGGGTGGTCTGCGACTACATCGCGGGCATGACCGACCGCTTCGCGGTCGACGAGCATCAGAAGCTGTTCGATCCTCTGGTCCGGGTCTGA
- the panC gene encoding pantoate--beta-alanine ligase encodes MPALREWRGQSGAPLGLVPTMGYLHAGHRSLLDRARRENDRVAASLFVNPAQFGPQEDLGRYPRDLPRDQRLLEEAGCDVLFAPSVQEMYPPGFETTVDVGRIAAPLEGARRPGHFRAVATVVLKLFHLFRPDRAYFGEKDAQQLAVIRHMVRDLDLPVEVCGCPIVREPDGVALSSRNSYLSAEERRAAPVLFRALCAARDRWAAGERDAEGLRRAMTDMLAREPLARVDYVSVADPDTLQERDHAHPPLLISMAVFFGPTRLIDNLRL; translated from the coding sequence ATTCCCGCGCTGCGGGAGTGGCGGGGCCAGAGCGGGGCCCCCCTCGGCCTCGTCCCCACCATGGGCTACCTCCACGCGGGCCACCGTTCCCTCCTCGACCGGGCCCGCAGGGAGAACGACCGGGTGGCGGCAAGCCTGTTCGTCAACCCCGCCCAGTTCGGCCCCCAGGAGGACTTGGGCCGCTACCCGCGCGATTTGCCCCGCGACCAGCGCCTGCTCGAGGAGGCGGGCTGCGATGTCCTGTTCGCTCCCTCCGTCCAGGAGATGTATCCCCCCGGCTTCGAGACCACCGTGGACGTGGGACGCATCGCCGCTCCCTTGGAGGGGGCGCGCCGACCCGGCCACTTTCGGGCCGTGGCCACCGTGGTCCTCAAGCTCTTCCACCTCTTCCGGCCGGACCGCGCGTATTTTGGGGAGAAGGACGCTCAGCAGCTCGCCGTGATTCGCCACATGGTGCGGGACCTAGACTTGCCGGTGGAGGTCTGCGGCTGCCCCATCGTCCGCGAGCCCGACGGGGTGGCCTTGAGCAGCCGAAACAGCTACCTATCCGCCGAGGAACGGCGCGCCGCCCCCGTTCTCTTCCGGGCGCTGTGCGCGGCCCGCGATCGCTGGGCCGCGGGCGAGCGCGACGCCGAGGGCCTGCGCCGCGCCATGACGGACATGCTCGCCCGCGAGCCCCTGGCGCGTGTCGACTATGTCAGCGTGGCCGACCCCGACACCCTGCAGGAGCGGGACCACGCCCACCCACCCCTGCTCATTTCCATGGCCGTTTTCTTCGGGCCCACCCGCCTCATCGACAACCTCCGGCTCTGA